The following proteins come from a genomic window of Leptospira bandrabouensis:
- a CDS encoding DinB family protein, with protein sequence MKDFFLRNNAYHIWATNLMYASIDSLLDEDYKKDVGLFFKSIHGTLNHLLLVEKVWYSRLVGEIYIPSSLAEEIETDRQTLKGRMIQSLELWNSWLTGLDNSIWESKFRYKTMRGFEAELIFCDVIQHNFNHRTHHRGQITAAISQLGGESPEIDYVYYLQTKGK encoded by the coding sequence ATGAAAGATTTTTTCTTAAGAAACAATGCTTATCATATTTGGGCCACAAATCTTATGTACGCTTCCATCGATTCTCTTTTGGATGAAGATTACAAAAAAGATGTAGGCCTATTTTTTAAATCCATTCATGGAACACTCAACCATTTGTTACTTGTGGAAAAAGTTTGGTATTCACGTCTGGTGGGAGAAATATACATCCCATCTTCTTTAGCCGAAGAAATTGAAACAGATCGCCAAACACTAAAAGGTCGAATGATCCAAAGTTTAGAATTATGGAATTCTTGGCTCACTGGCCTTGACAATTCCATCTGGGAATCTAAATTTCGTTATAAAACCATGAGAGGGTTTGAAGCAGAACTTATTTTTTGCGACGTGATACAACATAATTTTAACCACAGGACCCATCATAGAGGACAAATTACTGCCGCCATATCACAATTAGGTGGAGAATCTCCAGAAATTGATTATGTTTATTACTTACAAACCAAAGGGAAATAG
- a CDS encoding TolC family protein translates to MVRFYLYIIFNFLLCSLVSGLYSETVDFYDLPKLVGEKSYELKLKEMEIERKKVDIDSKNLRYLPSVNLEHSPFFEALRGDGYNRKGWNTSLNLNWNFQDQGNTVLTNMILELEYERLLLEYRALYQKEIFDQAFQYAETLKLLAFYDYDFSNESDADKQFQTVQKLYKQGIESYLVTQNSKVDYFFYKYNAIKSKLDQQKSQSIFRRKFLLKDVALKQIPERDYKILPLETTLAEYEKNLTDLNFDIILTINQVKILEIQKMVRFNELWVPDFFVNVYNQTSRESFSGLSGTWANSMEVYDYSRNDFSRYARSSDADYNVGGNFGFRFPLFNRWLSKNEFDKSKIEIKLAKSQSQFLRENTGLYLFELIQQHNNLVELYDISRESKRIAEENYQIMEKAYKTGSASIIELQTVDRRLRDVMRNEIQNRYDLIQLRLQIGLLLGDTMKFLNN, encoded by the coding sequence GTGGTTCGTTTTTATCTATATATAATTTTTAATTTTTTATTATGTTCTTTAGTTTCCGGTTTGTATTCGGAAACTGTAGATTTTTACGACTTGCCTAAGTTAGTTGGTGAGAAGTCGTACGAATTAAAATTGAAAGAAATGGAAATTGAACGTAAAAAAGTGGATATTGATTCCAAAAATTTACGTTATTTACCATCTGTTAATTTAGAACATTCTCCTTTTTTTGAAGCTTTGCGTGGAGATGGATATAATAGAAAAGGCTGGAATACTAGTTTAAATTTAAATTGGAACTTTCAAGACCAAGGAAACACAGTCCTTACCAATATGATATTAGAATTGGAGTATGAGCGATTGTTGTTAGAATACCGCGCTTTATACCAAAAAGAAATATTTGATCAAGCATTTCAATATGCTGAAACTTTGAAACTATTGGCATTTTATGATTATGATTTTTCTAATGAATCAGATGCGGACAAACAATTCCAGACGGTGCAAAAACTATATAAACAAGGAATTGAATCTTACTTAGTAACACAAAACTCAAAAGTAGATTATTTTTTCTATAAATACAATGCTATTAAATCAAAATTAGACCAACAAAAGAGCCAATCTATATTCAGAAGAAAGTTTCTATTAAAAGATGTTGCCTTAAAACAAATTCCTGAACGAGACTATAAAATTCTCCCTTTGGAAACAACTCTTGCTGAATACGAGAAAAATCTAACCGATCTAAACTTTGATATTATTTTAACCATAAACCAAGTGAAGATTTTAGAAATCCAAAAGATGGTTCGGTTTAATGAGTTATGGGTACCTGATTTTTTTGTGAATGTATACAATCAAACTAGCCGTGAATCTTTTTCTGGTTTGAGTGGAACTTGGGCAAACTCAATGGAAGTTTACGATTATAGTAGGAATGATTTTAGTCGCTATGCTAGGTCCTCGGATGCGGATTATAATGTGGGTGGAAATTTCGGATTTCGTTTTCCATTATTCAATCGATGGTTGTCAAAAAATGAATTTGATAAATCAAAAATAGAAATCAAGTTAGCCAAATCCCAATCGCAGTTTTTAAGAGAAAACACTGGATTGTATCTTTTTGAATTAATCCAACAACATAACAATTTAGTGGAACTTTATGATATTTCGAGAGAAAGCAAACGTATTGCCGAAGAAAACTATCAAATTATGGAAAAAGCATACAAAACTGGTTCTGCTTCTATTATCGAGCTGCAAACGGTCGATAGGCGACTACGTGATGTAATGCGAAACGAAATCCAAAACCGCTATGACCTAATTCAGCTAAGACTTCAAATAGGTCTGCTTTTGGGAGATACAATGAAATTTTTGAACAACTAA
- a CDS encoding DUF2079 domain-containing protein, which produces MKSIRYHLPSFFIWLVVFYFLSERSIFRYLHMGAGVDIGLFENLFYNLVHLGSAVTALGVDGNTHHYFADHINWLIYPLSLLYYLFPIIESLLIFQAFVLSLPILIIPFYKKEKTYQWIYPLLYSLFLPIYWIQIFDFHPEVLWIPLFFLFFYYWIKKSRYWVLYFILSLLVKEECALVWIMFSLVLLRTNQKESLFIGTVSLLYFLFSIFLLSKMQDSISNFAMPTHWERYKNPIAALKDLHLFPYLFLFLNLPFLFLQFKNKLILCLLPYLFYSILSSYEVNKTPFTHHSFIAVPILVISFIETVETLKIKTKYLVFITSLLVSFFLFLWFGPLSKTYSYKREFMNPVLTTEDVITLRNLLKGKSIVSNIPQYLSNRHQVQLFLSNKTYSAEYFVFYKFKNQPSPVFVPAGYEWDMEIEKHIQIYKQKKID; this is translated from the coding sequence ATGAAATCAATTCGGTACCACTTACCTTCCTTTTTTATATGGTTGGTGGTATTTTATTTTTTATCGGAAAGATCTATCTTTCGTTACCTACATATGGGAGCGGGAGTGGATATTGGTCTTTTTGAAAATTTATTCTATAATTTAGTGCATTTGGGAAGTGCGGTGACTGCCCTAGGTGTGGATGGTAACACTCACCATTATTTTGCAGATCATATCAATTGGTTAATATACCCCTTATCCCTGTTATACTATTTGTTTCCGATTATTGAAAGTTTACTGATATTCCAAGCTTTTGTATTGAGTCTCCCTATCCTAATTATTCCATTTTACAAAAAAGAAAAAACTTACCAATGGATTTATCCTTTGCTGTATTCACTATTTCTTCCTATCTATTGGATCCAAATTTTTGATTTCCATCCTGAAGTTTTATGGATCCCACTATTTTTCTTATTTTTTTACTACTGGATAAAAAAATCAAGATATTGGGTTCTCTATTTTATTTTGAGTCTTTTAGTAAAAGAAGAATGTGCTTTGGTTTGGATTATGTTTTCTTTAGTATTACTTCGAACAAACCAAAAAGAAAGTTTATTCATTGGAACTGTATCTTTACTTTATTTTTTGTTTTCTATCTTTCTTTTAAGTAAAATGCAAGATTCTATTTCAAATTTTGCAATGCCAACACATTGGGAACGTTACAAAAATCCAATTGCTGCCTTAAAAGATTTACATTTGTTTCCATATCTATTTTTGTTTTTGAATTTACCTTTTTTATTTTTACAATTTAAAAACAAACTAATCCTTTGTTTGTTACCCTATCTTTTTTATTCTATCCTTTCTTCTTATGAGGTAAATAAAACACCATTCACTCATCACAGCTTTATTGCCGTTCCCATCCTAGTCATCAGCTTTATTGAAACTGTAGAAACTTTAAAAATAAAAACAAAATATTTAGTTTTTATCACTTCTCTATTAGTTTCATTTTTTTTATTTCTTTGGTTTGGCCCCCTTTCCAAAACATATTCTTATAAAAGGGAATTTATGAACCCGGTTTTAACAACAGAAGATGTGATTACACTTCGTAACTTATTGAAAGGTAAATCCATCGTATCGAATATTCCTCAATACCTCTCTAACCGACACCAAGTTCAGTTATTTTTATCTAACAAAACATATTCGGCAGAATATTTTGTATTTTACAAATTCAAAAACCAACCTTCCCCAGTTTTCGTTCCTGCAGGCTACGAGTGGGATATGGAAATAGAAAAACATATTCAAATCTACAAACAAAAGAAAATTGATTGA
- a CDS encoding LBF_2127 family putative lipoprotein, with product MRILTYTIPFLLLIHCSVDLRQVPPPSPNGNMSRSQTNLPLVIGKFEILSADRGVYTDAWRMAFKGHLTSSGIFQTVTTELDPKTTTDYYTIDVEMKTDFQDKYNWWYTWPALWPLTGIWPIQFREGEYTVDFKYQLYKNKSLIKEETITKKGNTEEFLYGLYKVRNFHRMIEETNLEAVRTCIQNLSESL from the coding sequence ATGCGAATTCTTACCTACACTATACCGTTTCTATTGTTGATTCATTGTTCCGTAGATTTACGCCAAGTTCCACCGCCTTCCCCCAATGGAAATATGAGCAGATCACAAACGAACTTGCCTTTAGTGATTGGTAAGTTTGAAATTCTTTCCGCCGATAGAGGAGTTTATACAGATGCATGGAGAATGGCTTTTAAAGGTCACCTAACATCTTCTGGAATTTTTCAAACTGTAACCACCGAACTTGATCCTAAAACTACAACCGATTATTATACAATTGATGTAGAAATGAAAACAGATTTCCAAGACAAATACAATTGGTGGTATACTTGGCCTGCATTGTGGCCACTCACAGGAATATGGCCCATCCAATTTAGAGAAGGAGAATATACTGTCGATTTTAAGTATCAATTGTATAAGAATAAATCCCTTATAAAAGAAGAGACCATTACCAAAAAAGGGAATACAGAAGAATTCCTGTATGGGCTTTACAAAGTCAGAAATTTCCACCGTATGATTGAAGAAACAAATTTAGAAGCTGTTCGAACATGTATCCAAAATTTATCAGAATCATTATAA
- a CDS encoding GNAT family N-acetyltransferase, translated as MKIRQANYKDVSKITPVFDEYRQFYGQPTNITGANRFLQDRMEHAQSIIFLAEDPNTGEIAGFTQLYPVFSSISMQRSYILNDLFVKSKFRKQGIAKQLIAEAKSFTKTNSAKGLELSTSTHNKEARDLYTKEGFEQETEFLTYFWKSV; from the coding sequence ATGAAAATAAGACAAGCTAACTATAAAGACGTATCCAAAATTACCCCTGTTTTCGATGAATATAGACAATTCTATGGGCAACCAACCAACATAACAGGTGCAAATCGCTTTCTGCAGGACAGAATGGAACATGCGCAGTCCATTATATTTTTAGCAGAAGATCCGAACACTGGAGAAATTGCAGGATTTACACAACTTTATCCTGTATTTTCTTCCATTTCCATGCAAAGATCTTATATTCTGAATGACCTTTTTGTGAAAAGTAAATTCCGCAAACAAGGTATCGCCAAACAACTGATTGCCGAAGCTAAATCCTTTACCAAAACAAATTCTGCTAAAGGATTAGAACTTTCTACTTCCACCCACAACAAAGAAGCTCGTGATTTGTATACCAAGGAAGGATTTGAACAGGAAACCGAATTTTTGACTTACTTTTGGAAGTCTGTTTAA
- a CDS encoding GNAT family N-acetyltransferase, which translates to MTNTNLTIRKAIPNDVETIVPLIYASGPKAWTYVFREGNKTPFDFLNSSFIKRGNTVSYTNHYVAELSGKVVGSILSYTQPSFLVLTAGTALRILSVYKWNAPKVMARGLKTETIIQPPKSGCLYLGHIAVLETERNKGIAKQMIEFMITNNQKYKTISLDVSAENKPAISLYQKLGFEIKDTRHPLGWEGIIPSHHYMEKQI; encoded by the coding sequence ATGACAAATACAAACCTAACCATTCGTAAGGCAATTCCCAATGATGTAGAAACCATCGTTCCACTTATCTATGCTTCTGGACCCAAAGCATGGACTTATGTATTTAGAGAAGGAAATAAAACTCCCTTTGATTTTTTAAACTCATCTTTTATCAAACGTGGCAACACAGTATCGTATACCAACCATTATGTGGCAGAGCTAAGTGGCAAAGTGGTTGGGTCTATACTTTCTTATACGCAACCTAGTTTTTTAGTTTTAACAGCTGGCACAGCACTTCGTATCCTGTCCGTTTACAAATGGAATGCACCGAAAGTCATGGCACGAGGTCTCAAAACAGAAACCATCATCCAACCTCCGAAATCAGGATGTTTGTACTTAGGTCATATCGCTGTTTTGGAAACGGAAAGAAACAAAGGAATCGCAAAACAAATGATCGAATTTATGATCACGAACAATCAAAAATACAAAACCATTTCTTTGGATGTTTCTGCAGAAAACAAACCAGCAATTTCCCTCTATCAAAAACTAGGTTTTGAAATCAAAGATACAAGACATCCTTTAGGTTGGGAAGGAATCATTCCCTCCCATCATTATATGGAAAAACAAATTTAA
- a CDS encoding phytanoyl-CoA dioxygenase family protein, with the protein MQNIDAKVKTQLETLGFYLFPNFLALDKLKILKEILLRSNAEWSKEFYHSKNVNSAYLTSTKFTKDKKDRETLFQFIGSDALLEIGKIVFDGPMYFLNTQIFFNPEDPNKLPYWHRDIQYMGIPEREQSERIQKDFVWHFRIPLEKDPGIWLVPGSHKRWDTKEERNIRLELEGKKNHEEITNQILIPHNPGDLLVFSAHLIHKGNYDTNRFSFDILYTNFPEKKETADHWDHFPKNDECKYLENHSLFHLV; encoded by the coding sequence ATGCAAAACATTGATGCAAAAGTAAAAACCCAATTGGAAACATTGGGTTTTTATTTGTTTCCGAATTTCCTAGCACTGGACAAACTTAAAATACTCAAAGAGATTCTCCTTCGTTCCAATGCCGAATGGTCCAAAGAATTTTATCATTCAAAAAATGTGAATAGCGCTTATCTAACTTCTACAAAATTCACAAAAGACAAAAAAGATAGAGAGACACTTTTTCAATTCATTGGATCTGACGCCTTACTAGAAATTGGTAAGATAGTTTTTGATGGCCCAATGTATTTTCTCAACACACAAATCTTTTTTAATCCGGAAGATCCAAACAAACTTCCTTATTGGCATCGGGACATCCAATACATGGGGATTCCAGAGAGGGAACAATCGGAACGAATCCAAAAAGATTTTGTTTGGCACTTTCGAATTCCTTTAGAAAAAGATCCTGGGATTTGGTTGGTTCCGGGATCTCACAAACGTTGGGACACCAAAGAGGAACGAAACATTCGTTTGGAATTAGAAGGAAAGAAGAATCATGAAGAAATAACCAACCAAATCCTAATCCCTCATAATCCAGGAGATTTACTTGTGTTTTCGGCTCATCTCATCCACAAAGGCAATTACGATACGAACCGATTTTCTTTTGATATCTTATACACAAACTTTCCAGAAAAAAAAGAAACCGCCGATCACTGGGATCATTTTCCAAAGAACGACGAATGCAAATACCTAGAAAATCATTCTCTCTTTCATTTGGTTTAA
- the chrA gene encoding chromate efflux transporter has translation MKYFEVFFTALKLGCTSFGGPIAHLSYFHDEYVTKKKWISAHAYADLVALCQFLPGPASSQVGMAIGLSRAGLLGSILSWIGFTLPSTIILILFGLGISTLDVTKQNHWLHGLKVVAVAVVAQAILGMGKKLCPDKERITIAILTSVILLFFSSAFLQVAILIFFGIFGIFFFKSSSDLPHEPLHKGNKSIGLGFLVLFFVLLLSLPFLRELLPNQTIKLVDSFYRAGALVFGGGHVVLPLLQAEVVPSGWVNNDLFLAGYGISNAIPGPLFAFSSYLGAVSSVEPNGWMGAIICLVAAFLPSFLLIVGVLPFWETLRSNPKIRKSMLGINAAVVGILLAALYQPVWTNAIFSPKDFALVIFCFLFLEYWKTPSWVVVLATVLISFFIY, from the coding sequence ATGAAATATTTTGAAGTATTTTTTACTGCACTCAAACTCGGCTGTACTTCGTTTGGTGGTCCAATTGCACACTTAAGTTATTTTCATGATGAATATGTAACCAAAAAAAAATGGATTAGTGCACATGCTTACGCTGATTTGGTAGCCCTTTGTCAATTTTTACCTGGACCTGCTAGTAGCCAAGTAGGGATGGCCATTGGACTTTCAAGAGCAGGACTACTTGGCTCGATTCTTTCTTGGATTGGATTTACTTTGCCTTCCACAATCATCTTAATTCTTTTTGGACTTGGAATATCAACCTTAGATGTTACTAAACAAAATCATTGGCTTCATGGATTAAAAGTGGTAGCGGTGGCGGTAGTTGCGCAGGCCATCTTAGGAATGGGGAAAAAACTTTGTCCCGATAAAGAACGAATTACAATCGCCATTTTAACAAGCGTTATCCTACTTTTCTTTTCTTCAGCCTTCTTACAAGTTGCTATTCTGATTTTTTTTGGTATCTTCGGAATATTCTTTTTTAAATCCTCTTCAGACCTTCCGCATGAACCCTTACACAAAGGAAATAAATCAATAGGATTAGGATTTTTGGTTTTATTTTTTGTATTACTATTATCTCTTCCTTTCTTAAGAGAATTACTTCCAAACCAAACAATCAAGCTAGTTGATAGTTTTTACCGTGCCGGAGCGTTAGTATTTGGTGGTGGACATGTTGTTCTTCCTTTATTACAAGCAGAAGTTGTTCCTTCCGGATGGGTAAATAACGATCTGTTTTTAGCAGGGTATGGAATCTCCAATGCAATCCCCGGCCCATTGTTTGCATTCAGTAGTTATTTAGGTGCAGTTTCAAGTGTAGAACCAAATGGCTGGATGGGAGCTATCATTTGTTTGGTGGCTGCATTTTTACCTTCTTTTCTTTTGATTGTAGGTGTATTACCATTTTGGGAAACACTCCGAAGTAATCCCAAGATTCGTAAATCCATGTTAGGGATCAATGCGGCTGTTGTGGGAATATTACTTGCTGCTCTTTACCAACCAGTTTGGACAAATGCTATTTTTTCTCCTAAAGATTTTGCTTTGGTAATCTTTTGTTTTTTGTTTTTAGAATATTGGAAAACTCCTTCCTGGGTGGTGGTACTTGCTACAGTTTTGATAAGTTTCTTTATTTATTAA
- a CDS encoding PadR family transcriptional regulator, protein MRINEFFSSFIKIHILHHCEKEEIYGVWMMEELKEHGYKISPGSLYPLLKNLEEKGLIRYRIEQLGKVKRKFYRITPKGKKELAAAKTKLKELIGEILN, encoded by the coding sequence ATGCGAATTAATGAGTTTTTTTCAAGTTTTATCAAAATCCATATTTTACATCACTGTGAAAAGGAAGAGATTTATGGAGTTTGGATGATGGAAGAACTAAAGGAACATGGATACAAAATTAGCCCTGGTTCTTTATACCCTCTTTTAAAAAACTTAGAAGAAAAAGGACTCATAAGGTATCGCATAGAACAATTAGGAAAAGTAAAACGTAAGTTCTATCGAATCACACCGAAAGGAAAAAAAGAATTGGCTGCGGCAAAAACCAAACTAAAGGAATTAATCGGAGAGATACTAAATTAA
- a CDS encoding NAD(P)/FAD-dependent oxidoreductase: MKLELNVRVTPEIASNPDHLLQFVSKQNKIPKSDINHIECTSRSIDARQKNVFFQLRLDVYIKEEFIPLEYPIPQFPNVSLEEPVIIIGAGPAGLFAALRVLELGKKPIILERGKNVKERVEDLRGINVHHIVNEDSNYCFGEGGAGTYSDGKLYTRSKKRGNVRKVLEYLVTFGATKQILVDAHPHIGTNKLPRIIQNIRECILAAGGEIHFKTRITDLILSGNSITGVKSASGDKWMAKNVIIATGHSGREMFQLLYEKGIQIQTKPLAIGVRVEHPQSLIDSIQYHCDVKNPLLPASEYSLVKQINGRGVYSFCMCPGGVIAPCATKPGEVVTNGWSSAERSRPTANSGIVVELRIDDFKSFDSYGVFSALQYQSSIEQKAFVMNGGTQKAPAQRMVDFTKNKISDDLPKTSYTPGLVSVSLSELLPPLIADSLKKGFQEFESSMKGYFTNEAIIHAPETRTSSPIQVPRNPETLEHIQIKGLFPCGEGAGYAGGIVSAAIDGMKCAEAALTGSFTK, translated from the coding sequence TTGAAACTAGAACTAAACGTCAGAGTCACACCAGAGATTGCATCCAATCCAGATCATTTGTTGCAATTTGTATCTAAACAGAACAAAATTCCTAAATCTGATATCAATCATATTGAATGTACTTCTCGGTCGATTGATGCCAGACAAAAAAATGTATTTTTCCAATTACGATTGGATGTTTATATAAAAGAAGAATTCATTCCTCTTGAATATCCGATTCCACAGTTTCCCAATGTAAGTTTAGAAGAACCAGTGATTATCATTGGAGCTGGTCCTGCTGGACTCTTTGCCGCCTTACGAGTCTTAGAGTTAGGAAAAAAACCTATCATCCTCGAACGTGGGAAAAATGTCAAAGAAAGAGTGGAAGATTTGCGAGGAATCAACGTACACCATATCGTCAATGAAGATTCCAATTATTGTTTTGGAGAAGGAGGAGCTGGAACTTATTCGGATGGAAAACTCTATACTAGATCCAAAAAACGAGGGAACGTTCGAAAAGTTTTAGAATACTTGGTTACATTTGGTGCCACAAAACAAATATTAGTTGATGCTCATCCTCACATTGGAACAAACAAACTTCCGCGTATTATACAAAATATCAGAGAGTGTATTCTTGCCGCAGGAGGTGAGATACACTTTAAAACTCGGATCACAGATTTGATTCTCTCTGGAAATTCCATTACTGGTGTAAAATCTGCATCTGGTGATAAGTGGATGGCAAAAAATGTAATCATAGCCACAGGCCATTCAGGAAGAGAAATGTTTCAACTTCTATATGAAAAAGGAATTCAAATCCAAACAAAACCTCTTGCCATCGGTGTGCGAGTAGAACATCCACAAAGTTTAATTGATTCTATCCAATACCACTGTGATGTCAAAAATCCCCTTTTACCGGCATCTGAATATTCTCTTGTTAAACAAATCAACGGCAGAGGTGTTTATAGTTTTTGTATGTGCCCAGGTGGAGTGATTGCACCATGCGCCACCAAACCGGGCGAAGTTGTCACCAATGGTTGGTCAAGTGCCGAACGTTCTCGTCCTACCGCTAATTCTGGAATCGTAGTAGAACTTAGAATCGATGATTTTAAATCATTTGATTCTTACGGTGTTTTTTCTGCTCTTCAATACCAATCTTCAATTGAACAAAAAGCTTTTGTCATGAATGGTGGGACACAAAAAGCACCTGCACAACGAATGGTAGATTTTACAAAAAATAAAATTTCAGATGACCTTCCTAAAACTTCTTACACACCAGGACTTGTTTCTGTATCGTTATCAGAGTTACTTCCTCCACTCATTGCCGATTCTTTAAAAAAGGGATTCCAAGAATTTGAATCATCAATGAAAGGATACTTCACAAATGAAGCCATCATCCATGCTCCAGAAACAAGAACCTCTTCTCCCATTCAAGTGCCGAGAAATCCAGAAACATTGGAACACATTCAAATCAAAGGATTGTTTCCTTGTGGAGAAGGAGCAGGTTACGCTGGAGGAATTGTTTCAGCTGCTATCGATGGAATGAAATGTGCAGAAGCGGCACTCACCGGTAGTTTTACCAAATAA
- a CDS encoding FMN-binding negative transcriptional regulator, protein MYIPEHFLMETEFIYQSIEENPFSILVSESKNVMEATHLPLLLSDDKQSLVGHFAKPNPQKESVGKEVLCIFSGPHCYISPTWYETDRSVPTWNFTAVHVRGILNIVDDPEKIQRSLITLVNRFESKDSKYQINSVDTNYIEGLKKGIVPFEIKITHIEGKQKLSQNHSIERRNLVISNLELMPGENEKAIASLMRKSLNQ, encoded by the coding sequence GTGTACATCCCAGAACATTTTTTAATGGAAACAGAATTCATTTACCAATCCATCGAAGAGAATCCCTTTTCAATCCTGGTATCGGAATCAAAAAATGTGATGGAAGCAACACATTTACCTCTCCTACTTTCAGACGACAAACAAAGTTTAGTGGGTCATTTTGCAAAACCTAACCCACAAAAGGAAAGTGTGGGTAAAGAGGTTCTTTGTATTTTTTCTGGTCCACATTGTTATATTTCTCCGACTTGGTATGAAACAGACCGATCCGTTCCAACTTGGAATTTTACCGCAGTGCATGTAAGGGGAATCTTAAATATCGTAGATGATCCCGAAAAAATCCAAAGGAGTTTGATTACCTTAGTCAATCGTTTCGAATCCAAAGACTCTAAGTATCAAATTAATTCTGTAGATACCAATTATATAGAAGGATTAAAAAAAGGGATTGTTCCTTTTGAAATCAAAATCACACATATCGAAGGCAAACAGAAATTAAGCCAAAATCATTCGATAGAAAGGCGAAATCTCGTGATCTCAAATTTAGAATTGATGCCAGGCGAAAATGAAAAAGCGATTGCATCTTTAATGAGAAAAAGTCTAAATCAATAA